The following proteins come from a genomic window of Trifolium pratense cultivar HEN17-A07 linkage group LG4, ARS_RC_1.1, whole genome shotgun sequence:
- the LOC123920918 gene encoding O-fucosyltransferase 20-like, producing MAKSKNNAKKLSYISVPSHIINSISSSSIQSLLDETPKKSSYRTSSQFFITTLSKWKNPRLFFYFTLFFIGLFALFKFGFNLETPFPSYPCATKLQKPLISNGFDSKSKLGVVSMNKDKIFSSAVLSKSELGVDSMKKDEILKDETLSKSLPLISNVMLQAKGPSGVDLVDQEKSVEVDKGEFWKQPDGLGYKPCLDFSRDYRRDSDGVVKNRKRYLMVVVSGGLNQQRNQIVDAVVIARILGAALVVPILQVNVIWGDESEFADIFDFEHFKNVLANDVRVVSSLPSTHLMTKPVEGSPPLHVTPSWIRGRYLRKFSREGVLLLRGLDSRLTKDLPSDLQKLRCKVAFSALRFAKPVQELGNKIAERMKTKGPYLALHLRMEKDVWVRTGCLPGLSAEFDEIVKNERIQRPELLTGRSNMTYHERKMAGLCPLSAMDVTRLLKALGAQKDARIYWAGGQPFGGKEALNPLMQEFPHLYNKEDLALPGELEPFEKKASLMAAIDYIVSEKSDVFMPSHGGNMGHALQGHRAYAGHKKYITPNKRQMLPYFLNPSLPEAEFNSIVRELHQNSLGQPELRTSKIGRDVTKYPVPECMCNDSHYDS from the exons ATGGCTAAGTCAAAAAACAATGCAAAAAAACTCTCATACATCTCAGTTCCTTCTCATATAATCAATTCCATTTCATCTTCTTCTATTCAATCACTACTTGATGAAACACCAAAGAAATCATCATATAGAACTTCCTCACAGTTCTTCATCACCACCTTATCAAAATGGAAAAATCCAAGATTGTTTTTCTATTTCactctcttttttattggtttattTGCCTTGTTTAAGTTTGGTTTCAATCTTGAAACACCATTTCCTTCCTACCCATGTGCTACAAAGCTTCAAAAACCCTTAATCTCAAATGGGTTTGACTCAAAATCTAAACTTGGTGTTGTTTCAATGAATAAAGATAAGATTTTTAGTAGTGCTGTTTTGTCAAAATCTGAACTTGGGGTTGATTCAATGAAGAAAGATGAGATTTTGAAGGATGAAACTTTGTCAAAGTCACTTCCTTTGATTTCTAATGTGATGTTGCAAGCAAAGGGTCCTAGTGGAGTTGACTTGGTGGATCAGGAAAAGAGTGTGGAAGTTGATAAGGGTGAGTTTTGGAAGCAACCAGATGGGTTAGGGTATAAGCCTTGTTTGGATTTCAGTAGAGATTATAGAAGAGATAGTGATGGGGTTGTTAAGAATAGGAAAAGGTATCTTATGGTGGTTGTTTCTGGTGGGTTGAATCAGCAGAGGAATCAAATTGTTGATGCTGTGGTCATTGCTAGGATTCTTGGTGCTGCTTTGGTTGTTCCTATTTTGCAGGTTAATGTTATTTGGGGAGATGAAAG TGAATTTGctgatatatttgattttgagCACTTTAAGAATGTCCTTGCCAATGATGTGAGGGTGGTTTCATCTTTGCCATCAACACACTTGATGACAAAGCCAGTGGAGGGAAGCCCTCCCCTTCATGTCACTCCAAGTTGGATCCGCGGGCGCTATCTCAGAAAA TTCAGCAGAGAAGGCGTTTTGCTTTTACGCGGCTTGGATTCAAGACTAACCAAGGATCTTCCTTCAGATCTTCAGAAGCTTCGATGCAAG GTTGCGTTTAGTGCATTGAGGTTTGCAAAACCAGTTCAAGAACTTGGAAACAAGATTGCCGAGAGAATGAAAACCAAGGGACCCTACCTTGCCCTTCATCTAAGAATGGAAAAGGATGTGTGGGTGAGGACTGGTTGTCTACCTGGTTTGAGTGCCGAGTTTGACGAGATTGTAAAGAACGAGAGGATACAACGGCCAGAGCTCTTGACAGGAAGATCAAACATGACTTACCATGAAAGAAAGATGGCTGGCCTTTGCCCCTTGAGTGCTATGGATGTTACCAG GTTGCTTAAAGCTTTAGGAGCTCAAAAAGATGCAAGAATTTATTGGGCTGGTGGACAACCATTTGGTGGAAAAGAAGCATTGAATCCATTAATGCAGGAGTTTCCACATCTTTACAATAAGGAAGATCTTGCATTGCCCGGAGAACTAGAACCATTTGAAAAGAAAGCTTCTCTAATGGCTGCCATAGATTACATAGTTTCTGAGAAGAGTGATGTTTTCATGCCATCTCATGGAGGAAATATGGGCCATGCACTTCAG GGTCACAGGGCCTATGCAGGACACAAGAAATATATAACACCAAACAAAAGACAGATGCTTCCCTATTTTCTGAATCCTTCGCTCCCTGAAGCAGAGTTTAACAGCATTGTCAGGGAATTGCATCAGAATTCATTAGGACAGCCGGAACTCAGGACAAGCAAGATCGGGAGGGATGTAACCAAGTATCCTGTCCCGGAGTGCATGTGCAATGACTCACATTATGATTCGTAA
- the LOC123922065 gene encoding uncharacterized protein LOC123922065 produces MDLTFINLSHSQSITQIPDLSGAKNLRVLAVDKCHKLVRFDISIGFMPNLVYLSASGCNELKGFVPKMYLSSLQVLSFNYCKKFEHFPHVMKKMDTPLKIHMINTAIKKFPNSIGNLTGLEFIDMSFCKGLKDLSNNFLLLPKLITMKIDGCSQIGESFQRLKECHSVANSYSNLETLQFSEANLSYEDVNAIIEKFPKLKDLKVSHNGFVALPECIKGSVHLKSLDVSFCMNLTGIPELPFSIHKIDATHCPSLTLEASRVLWSKVSQEIQRTKVVMPMPKREILEWFDCASTQEIPVLWARRKFPVFALALVLKQDHEDSAEDVIQVVEMIKENFLEHFIDLSPEDLQIASLAAERILRAQVELMEENSLDIGMPIILEYTYAPGATHRRFYKPVFKRQNQLSFELGISDLRVIIVELKCQTAGEEEAPSSSLEESLEDVNYDPELEELLTMIEQDAMRFNKSCGKMKASIVKTVEPISESYLLETLICMRLMTSGNLTMFGSATKFKITPYGKMRAEDEPFRIPSKCFWGLCYALIALIIWLFYFILCVCPYFDRIPIIRKLLVWGWWLVKQMFLSCKKLCRGFGTISKRVKEKEL; encoded by the exons ATGGATTTAACATTTATCAATCTCTCTCATAGTCAATCCATAACTCAAATTCCTGATTTGTCTGGAGCTAAAAACTTAAGAGTGTTAGCAGTTGATAAATGCCATAAACTGGTAAGGTTTGATATATCCATTGGATTTATGCCTAATCTGGTTTATTTAAGTGCTTCTGGATGCAATGAGCTCAAAGGTTTTGTGCCAAAAATGTATCTTTCCTCCCTTCAAGTGCTTTCATTTAATTACTGCAAAAAGTTTGAACACTTCCCCCATGTAATGAAAAAGATGGATACACCATTAAAGATTCACATGATAAATACCGCCATTAAGAAGTTTCCAAATTCTATTGGCAACCTTACAGGGCTTGAGTTTATAGACATGTCATTTTGCAAAGGGCTGAAAGATCTATCAAATAACTTCTTATTGCTTCCAAAACTGATCACTATGAAAATTGATGGATGCTCTCAAATTGGAGAATCATTTCAACGGTTGAAAGAGTGCCATTCAGTTGCAAACAGCTATTCAAATTTAGAAACACTTCAATTTAGTGAGGCTAATCTATCGTATGAAGATGTTAATGCCATTATTGAAAAATTCCCAAAATTGAAAGACTTGAAAGTTTCGCACAATGGGTTTGTAGCCCTCCCAGAGTGCATCAAAGGATCTGTGCACTTGAAAAGCCTTGATGTGAGCTTTTGCATGAATCTTACTGGAATTCCAGAACTTCCATTTAGTATTCATAAAATAGATGCAACACACTGTCCATCCTTAACTTTAGAGGCATCAAGGGTGCTCTGGTCCAAG GTATCACAAGAGATCCAACGAACAAAAGTAGTTATGCCGATGCCGAAAAGGGAAATTCTAGAATGGTTTGACTGTGCTAGTACTCAAGAGATTCCGGTTTTATGGGCTCGCCGGAAGTTTCCCGTTTTTGCTTTAGCATTAGT TCTAAAGCAAGACCATGAAGATTCTGCAGAGGATGTGATTCAAGTAGTAGAGATgataaaagagaattttttagaacattttattgatttatCTCCTGAAGATCTTCAAATTGCAAGCTTGGCTGCCGAAAGAATATTGAGGGCACAGGTAGAATTAATGGAGGAAAATAGCTTGGACATCGGTATGCCTATTATTCTAGAGTATACATATGCACCGGGAGCTACACATCGACGCTTTTACAAACCAGTGTTCAAGAGGCAAAACCAACTTTCTTTTGAACTTGGGATCTCTGACCTGAGGGTAATCATTGTTGAATTGAAATGCCAGACTGCAGGTGAAGAGGAAGCTCCAAGCTCTTCCCTTGAAGAATCCTTGGAGGATGTAAACTACGATCCTGAATTGGAAGAGTTACTGACGATGATAGAGCAAGATGCTATGAGATTCAATAAATCTTGTGGGAAAATGAAGGCATCTATTGTTAAAACTGTTGAGCCAATCTCTGAAAGTTATCTATTGGAAACATTAATCTGCATGAGACTAATGACCTCGGGAAATTTGACAATGTTTGGATCAGCTACGAAGTTCAAGATCACGCCTTATGGGAAAATGAGGGCGGAGGATGAACCTTTTCGCATACCGAGCAAATGTTTCTGGGGTTTGTGCTATGCTCTTATTGCTCTAATTATAtggttattttatttcattttgtgtgtgtgtcCTTATTTTGATAGGATACCAATAATAAGGAAGTTATTAGTGTGGGGTTGGTGGCTTGTCAAGCAAATGTTTTTGTCTTGTAAAAAATTATGCAGAGGATTTGGCACGATCAGTAAGAGAGTAAAAGAGAAGGAATTATAG